Genomic window (Jeotgalibaca ciconiae):
TGTCTGTAAGAGCCCACCTGAAACCATATTGACTGTAATGCCCAGGGAACCTAGTTCTTTTGCCATGTTTCTAGTAAAACCTAAAAGAGCAGCTTTAGCTGTTGTATATTGATGATAAGGAACGACTGGATTTTGGAATAAGTTTGTTCCAATATTAATGATTCTTCCATATTGATTTTCTTTCATAGATGGCAATACAGCCTGAACAGTATTTAAGGAAGACTTAATCGAACCTTCAAATTGTTCCGTATAGTTTTCCCAAGTCAATTCTTCTACCTTTTTTTGGGTAACTGGATTAAATTCGAAATTTATCAATGCGTTATTAACCACCACATCAATTCTCCCAAATCTCGCAATTGCTTTTTCAACCATAGTTTTTACTTGTTTTTTATCACGGACATCAGCTCGGATCGCGATTGCTTTATCTTCCCCAATCTCTTTGACAACTTTTTTTGCTTTTTCTTCACTATTGAAATAATTGATAACAACAAAGTACCCTTTCCGCCCGAAATTCTTTGCAATTTCACTTCCTAACCCTCTGCTCGCTCCTGTTACAAGTACAACTCGATTATCTGACATTCTTCTTCCCCCTTATGATTGATTGAAAAAGTATCCATCAAACAAAAAACTCCTTACACCATAGCGGGATAAAGAGTTAGAGTTTACAAAAACACGCACGAACAAAAAGAGTTTCTGTAAATTCCACTTCCCTACGCTGGTGTTAACTAGATCAGGTTCTAAGGGTCAAGGCAGACAGCCTCTCTCAGCATAACGCACCCCTAGTGGATAACTTATTCAATTAGATTTAAAAATACCATACATAATCAGTGTGGTCAAACAAGTAAAGAATGAAGCTGCTAGTTGTTTATATTCAATTTTCAATTGTCCCATAGAAAAAAGGCTTGACCTTTTCGAATAAATACAATAAAAATACAGAAACGAATACACCCAGTAAGAATCTTATGATCCCATAAGAAGGTGTAATTGCGTCAGCATTCTCAAAACTATGATTGAATATTTCAATAGGAATCAAGTGAATGAAAAAAATCGCTTGGCTGTATCGTCCAAGCTGTCCGAACCGACTTCTTTTATATACAGAAAATAGTAAAGGAAAACCAAAAAATAGCAAGGGGCTTAAGAACATGAGAAAATTCTTGTCCCTTCCTTGATTCAAATAAATGAGCCGTCCTTCTATGCACAACAATACAAATGTAAAGAATAATCCAATAAACATCTTTTTTCTATTTGCTAGCAAGAATTCTTTCTTATCAGAAATAAAAAAACCTATTAAAACAAATATAGAACTATAAAAAAGGCCATTTCTTGTAGTCAAAAAGATAGAAAAATAAGTGTCTAAAATTTTGGAAAGTAATGGGTGTGTAATAAAAGAAGAATACGTTTCAGCGGCTCCCACTATATACAATGAGCCAAACAAAATAAAAGATTTCATATAACCGAATCTCTTTATCAGCTTCGAGACCACAAACAATGAGAATAGGAGAGCTGGAAAATACCAGAGATGATAAAAAATACCCGTATAAGTCAGTCCAAGTATGAATGCAATTGGATATAATATGAGCGGTAAGTTGATTTGCTCATTCATGAACTGAATTCCTAGAGGTAAATAAATAATAGACCAAATAAGATAGATCTTGATGACTTTTTTAAGCCACAACTTCTTCTCCTCAACTGACCTAGCTCTGTAGAAGAACGCATTGTTCACAAGAAAGAATGGTACCGCTATTCTACATAAAATGCTTTTTATCATAAAGTGGAGGCCAGATATATCAGTTACTGTTCCACAATGAATAAGCACAACCAGTAATGAACTAATAAATTGTGCAAGATATAAATAACGGTACTCGTTTTTTCTTATCATTTTTCAGCTGTCCTCCATCTCAGTATTGAAAAATGATTAAATAATCATTCACTTATTCTAGCCCTTTGGATTCCCATTCCAACATGGTGATTTTTCTCCAATGTCCACTGGTTCCGTTCCAGCTCCATCAATCACTCCAACTGCCATTGATCCCTTTATCAATATCATCCATATGAACAGATTCGGCTAATATCTTTTGTGTGTTCTGAAGTTGCTCTACTAATGGAAAGATTCATATCTCACGCATCCAAATTGCCTTCATCCATTCACTAGCCTACTAGAAAAAGTTAAATCTATCAATGAATTCTTCTAGTAAAAATGAATCAATACAAATGAAAAACGCCACTACCTATATGGTGTGACGTTATACTTATAAAAATATACTGATTTTATTATGCAAGTCCATCCCATCCTTGACTAGCCATAAAATCCAGATTCTCTTTTTGCCATCCCATTCCCATCATCTGAGCGTTCAGCATTTTTCGATTACATTTAAATTTCAATCGAGTAGGCTCTCCTACTAACTCTATAGTAATAATATACTGCAATATTCCTTTCCGGACCTTAAATGATTGAATATCAGAATATGGAATCACTGCATACTCTCCTGTCAAGCTTCCACCCATATTGAGGTCAAGCAAAAGTAGTTGGTCTCCAGCAAACACTACAATGAAATATTCCATAGCCAAAACAGACAAATTGCCATAAGCTAGCGATGCCATCAAACTCGCATCCGTATACCCATAAATATAATTATGATTGATTCTAATATCAGAATTAATTTCTTTGATGAAAGATTCTATGTTTTCTTCCCATGTCTCTGCATTCATCCATCTCTCTCCTTCTCAAATCGACCCTGTGTTATTGACCTAAAATAAATATAACGTAAAAGCGCTCGATTTAATAATGATAACTGAATTTCTATCCCTTATTATTAAATAAAAGTCCCTATCAAACAATAAAAAAAGCTAGAATCCTTTTAGTTAAGAATTCTAGCTTTTCGATTGATTATTTTGTCAAATCTATTTTTTTGCTTATCCCATACATAATGAGTCCTCCGATTGCCATAGAAAAGAGCTCTCCCAAACCAACACTAATCCAGGTAATAAAAAATGGTAAATCATTGACGATGGCTAGTTGGCCTGCAACGGTAAACATTGAAAAGGCAAATATAAATGCTGTTAGCACGAACTTTATCGGTGTACTTTTAATATTTTTCGTAATAGATAGTGTGATCTTCAATACTAAAAAGGTCGAGATACTGCCTACTAATACATCAATGATTCCTAGTGGCGAGTTCATATTCGCAATTGCTACGCCAAGAGTTACTGCCCAAATATATCTTTTATTAAATAAAGGCATATAATTGAACATTTCTGACAAACGAAGTTGAACACTTCCGAAACTAATGACAGATAATGCAGTGGTAATAACAATGTAAAGAGCCGTAATCAATGCTACTTTCGTTAGTTCAGTTGCACGAATCTTCGCAACCATCTTTTTTTCGCTTTTTAACATAATAATCTCCTTTGCAAGGTTCTACCTTGGTAATAACTACGGCCAAAGGATGGGACATACTGCCCTACGAAGTGCCGTAGTGTGGCTATGCCACTATTTTATTTTCTTATTTAATAATCCAACCGCCATCGATTGGAATAATATCTCCTTGAAGATAACTTGCTTGTTGACTTGCTAAAAATAAGGTGAGAGAAGCTACTTCTTCTGGCTTTGCCCAACGCTTAGCTGGTGTTTCTTCGGCCACTTTCTTTGCTATGGCACCGTCGCCTGCAAAATCTGCCGCATTCATCGGCGTATCAATTGCTCCTGGCGCAATCCCATTCACTCGAATTCCTTTGTCCGCATAATCAAGAGCTAATTGTTTAATAAAACCAACAATCGCATGCTTACTCATGGTATAACCGATGCCACCACCGCCAGCCACCATGCCCGCTATGGAGGTCATGGGGATTACCACACCACTTTTATTTGCTAACATTTGTGGCAGGACTATTTTTGTAAGTATGAAAAAGCTTTTTACATTGACTTCAAAGATTTTGTCAAACAATTCTTCCGATGTTTCCAGCAATGGGCGATAGCCGTCTAAAATCCCTGCCGTATTCAGCAAGATATTAATCGTGCCGAACGCTTGGTTACACTGCTCAACTGCGTGGATTAAGTCCTCTTGCCTACGAACATCCCCAACCATATAACCAAAACTTTCTGGAAAATTCATTTTTAAGTCCAGTAAACTTCCAAGCTGACGATCAAAGGCAAATACCTTCGCTCCTTGTTCCAAAAAAGCAGTTGCTTGCGCAGCTCCAATTCCTGAAGCTGCTCCTGTCACAAAGACAACCTGCTCATGGAATTCTGAATAAATAATTGTCTTCATTATTTAACAATTTTCCAATCATCCGCCAGAATATCACACACTGCCGGCGCAAAGCTAGAAAATCCTTCGTCACTTGTCTTGATTAATAAATAAGGTGTGACAGGAATTCCTTCGAACGTATCGTTACTTACTAAAATAACAAACTCTTCCGTTCCACTCCAACCGTTGCGAATAATTTTTTCACCATTTTTCAACTTTGGTAAAACTTCTTCAAACGTCATAAAATCCCTCTTTTCTATTGATTATATTTTCCACATAAGTGTTCTAGTCAACAAAATGTATTATAACATTCTTCAAGGGAAAATTTGAACTTCTTAACATAATTATCAGCCATTAAAGAAAAGATTCCATTCAAAAATTGAATGGATGGGTTAGATAAACCCTAATAGTTGCCAAGTATCCGATATAAATTATATGATAAATAGAAATAAGCTTTGGGATTCAATATGCGTTATATGCGAATGAAAGGAGAAAAATAGTGATGGAATATCCGTTACATCTCATGAATGAAGTAAAAGAAAAAACAAAATCATTTCAACTGGAAGGTTTCCTAGCGGGAAAAGGTCCTAGAAATGCAATTGCGATGTTGGTGGGTGAAGCTCCTGGCCGCACAGAACTCGTAACCAAAGTTCCTTTTAGCGGACAGGCTGGAAAAGAGCTTGACGCAGAACTCGATAAGGCAAATCTTAGCCGAAACGATCTCTATATTACCAGTGCTGTTAGAAGTCGACCGTTTCGGATCAAAACAAGAATAGACAAAAATGGTTCGATCATAACCAGCCATCCAAACCGTACGCCTACTAATGGTGAAGTAATGGCATTTGCTCCATTATTAGATTTTGAAATTCAAGAAATCCAACCAAAAATCATTGCTCCAATGGGAAACATTGCATTAAAACGGCTGTTGGGCAATCAATACAGAATCTCTGCTTATCATGGACAAATTCTGAATCTGCCAATTTTTGAAATTTCAGAAGATCGTGCACGCTATGAAAAGACAAAAGAAAGTTACACCATTCTCCCTATTTATCATCCAGCAGCGATTCTTTATAACCGGACTTTAAAAGAAGTGATTGCAGCAGATTGGAGTCATTTGGTTGAAATGATTAAAAAAGAAAGCAGTGAGTAATTTTTAATAAAAAAGCAGGCCACTTTATTTTTATAGCTACTAAGAATCATTATGTTTCTCTTGAAAGCCC
Coding sequences:
- a CDS encoding 3-oxoacyl-ACP reductase, which translates into the protein MSDNRVVLVTGASRGLGSEIAKNFGRKGYFVVINYFNSEEKAKKVVKEIGEDKAIAIRADVRDKKQVKTMVEKAIARFGRIDVVVNNALINFEFNPVTQKKVEELTWENYTEQFEGSIKSSLNTVQAVLPSMKENQYGRIINIGTNLFQNPVVPYHQYTTAKAALLGFTRNMAKELGSLGITVNMVSGGLLQTTDASKVTTPEVFQLIADSSPLQKVTAPEDVAEVVGFLGTEAARAITGQNITVDGGLTMN
- a CDS encoding acyltransferase family protein — translated: MIRKNEYRYLYLAQFISSLLVVLIHCGTVTDISGLHFMIKSILCRIAVPFFLVNNAFFYRARSVEEKKLWLKKVIKIYLIWSIIYLPLGIQFMNEQINLPLILYPIAFILGLTYTGIFYHLWYFPALLFSLFVVSKLIKRFGYMKSFILFGSLYIVGAAETYSSFITHPLLSKILDTYFSIFLTTRNGLFYSSIFVLIGFFISDKKEFLLANRKKMFIGLFFTFVLLCIEGRLIYLNQGRDKNFLMFLSPLLFFGFPLLFSVYKRSRFGQLGRYSQAIFFIHLIPIEIFNHSFENADAITPSYGIIRFLLGVFVSVFLLYLFEKVKPFFYGTIEN
- a CDS encoding QueT transporter family protein encodes the protein MLKSEKKMVAKIRATELTKVALITALYIVITTALSVISFGSVQLRLSEMFNYMPLFNKRYIWAVTLGVAIANMNSPLGIIDVLVGSISTFLVLKITLSITKNIKSTPIKFVLTAFIFAFSMFTVAGQLAIVNDLPFFITWISVGLGELFSMAIGGLIMYGISKKIDLTK
- a CDS encoding 3-oxoacyl-ACP reductase, which translates into the protein MKTIIYSEFHEQVVFVTGAASGIGAAQATAFLEQGAKVFAFDRQLGSLLDLKMNFPESFGYMVGDVRRQEDLIHAVEQCNQAFGTINILLNTAGILDGYRPLLETSEELFDKIFEVNVKSFFILTKIVLPQMLANKSGVVIPMTSIAGMVAGGGGIGYTMSKHAIVGFIKQLALDYADKGIRVNGIAPGAIDTPMNAADFAGDGAIAKKVAEETPAKRWAKPEEVASLTLFLASQQASYLQGDIIPIDGGWIIK
- a CDS encoding DUF2829 domain-containing protein, which codes for MTFEEVLPKLKNGEKIIRNGWSGTEEFVILVSNDTFEGIPVTPYLLIKTSDEGFSSFAPAVCDILADDWKIVK
- a CDS encoding uracil-DNA glycosylase, translating into MEYPLHLMNEVKEKTKSFQLEGFLAGKGPRNAIAMLVGEAPGRTELVTKVPFSGQAGKELDAELDKANLSRNDLYITSAVRSRPFRIKTRIDKNGSIITSHPNRTPTNGEVMAFAPLLDFEIQEIQPKIIAPMGNIALKRLLGNQYRISAYHGQILNLPIFEISEDRARYEKTKESYTILPIYHPAAILYNRTLKEVIAADWSHLVEMIKKESSE